Proteins encoded in a region of the Ziziphus jujuba cultivar Dongzao chromosome 3, ASM3175591v1 genome:
- the LOC107433432 gene encoding FT-interacting protein 3, giving the protein MSNLKLGVEVVGAHDLMPKDGQGSSSAFVELHFDNQKFRTTTKEKDLNPVWNESFYFNISDPNSLHGLTLEAYVYQHNKANNSKSFLGKIRLTSTSFVPYSDAVVLHYPLEKRGIFSRVKGELGLKVFVTDNPSIKSSNPLPAMDSSMDNAHATYGPAQPQSRHFASSLLKPFSNEKAETRHTFHHLPNQSQAPKQSVPQAAVQPAVNYGMNEMKSEPNASKIVRMYSGSSSQPLDYVLRETSPHLGGGQIVGGRVIPIDRPASTYDLVEKMQYLFVRVVKARDLPSKDVTGSLDPYVEVRVGNYKGTTRHFEKRQNPEWNEVFAFARDNVQSSVLEVVVKDKDLLKDDFAGIVRFDLNEVPTRVPPDSPLAPEWYRLANKDGEKKKGELMLAVWYGTQADEAFPDAWHSDAIGADSSGAFAHFRSKVYHSPRLWYVRVNVIEAQDLIVSEKSRSPDAYVKIQIGNQALRTKTVQTQTHNPIWNEDFMFVAAEPFDEHLIVTVEDRVGPNKDETIGRAVIPLNSVERRADDRIIRGKWYNLEKSLSAAMDEKKEKKDKFASRLHLRVCLDGGYHVLDESTHYSSDLRPTAKQLWKPSIGVLELGILNADGLHPMKTKDGRGTSDTYCVAKYGHKWVRTRTINNSLNPKYNEQYTWEVFDPATVLTVGVFDNKQLDGSEGSKDVKIGKVRIRISTLETGRVYTHAYPLLVLHPSGVKKMGELHLAIRFSCTSLANMMFIYSRPLLPKMHYIRPLTVMQQDMLRHQAVNIVAARLGRAEPPLRKEVVEYMSDADSHLWSMRRSKANFFRLMSVFSGLLSVGKWFGEVCLWKNPITTVLVHILFVMLVCFPELILPTVFLYMFLIGLWNFRYRPRYPPHMNTRISYADAAHPDELDEEFDTFPTSRGTELVRMRYDRLRSVAGRIQTVVGDIATQGERVQALLSWRDPRATVLFVTFCLIAAIVLYVTPFQVLALIAGFYFLRHPRFRRRMPSAPINFFRRLPARTDSML; this is encoded by the coding sequence ATGAGTAACCTAAAGTTGGGGGTGGAGGTTGTGGGTGCTCATGACCTTATGCCCAAAGATGGGCAGGGCTCATCCAGTGCTTTTGTGGAGCTCCATTTTGATAATCAGAAATTCCGAACCACAACCAAAGAGAAAGATCTGAATCCCGTTTGGAATGAAAGTTTCTACTTCAACATCTCTGATCCAAACAGCCTCCATGGCCTCACACTTGAGGCTTATGTTTACCAGCATAATAAAGCAAACAATTCCAAATCTTTCCTTGGAAAGATTCGTCTCACTTCGACGTCATTTGTGCCATACTCCGATGCTGTCGTTCTTCACTACCCTCTTGAAAAACGGGGGATTTTCTCACGTGTTAAAGGAGAGCTTGGACTAAAAGTCTTTGTTACCGACAATCCTAGTATAAAATCCTCGAATCCACTTCCTGCAATGGATTCCTCTATGGATAATGCACACGCAACCTATGGTCCAGCACAACCACAATCGCGACACTTTGCAAGTTCTCTCCTGAAGCCATTCTCCAATGAGAAAGCTGAGACAAGACACACATTTCATCACCTGCCAAACCAAAGCCAAGCACCAAAACAGAGCGTGCCTCAAGCAGCAGTCCAGCCTGCAGTTAACTACGGGATGAATGAGATGAAATCGGAACCAAATGCTTCTAAAATTGTTCGGATGTACTCAGGTTCATCTTCTCAACCACTTGATTATGTGCTCAGAGAGACTAGTCCTCACCTTGGAGGAGGGCAAATTGTTGGAGGGCGAGTCATACCTATAGACAGACCTGCCAGCACCTATGACCTTGTTGAAAAGATGCAATACCTGTTCGTGCGAGTTGTGAAAGCCCGTGATCTTCCATCCAAGGATGTTACAGGGAGTCTTGATCCTTATGTGGAAGTAAGAGTTGGGAACTACAAAGGAACGACAAGGCACTTTGAGAAGAGACAAAACCCTGAATGGAATGAGGTTTTTGCCTTTGCAAGGGATAATGTGCAGTCATCTGTTCTAGAAGTTGTAGTTAAAGACAAGGATCTATTGAAAGACGACTTTGCTGGTATTGTGCGGTTCGATCTCAATGAAGTTCCTACACGTGTTCCACCTGATAGTCCATTGGCTCCTGAATGGTATCGCCTTGCAAACAAGGATGGTGAAAAGAAGAAAGGGGAATTGATGCTTGCTGTATGGTATGGAACACAAGCTGACGAGGCTTTTCCTGATGCCTGGCATTCTGATGCAATTGGTGCCGACAGTTCAGGTGCCTTTGCACATTTCCGGTCAAAGGTTTATCATTCGCCCAGATTATGGTATGTCCGCGTAAATGTGATTGAGGCACAGGACTTAATTGTATCTGAGAAATCCCGATCCCCTGATGCATATGTGAAGATTCAGATTGGTAATCAGGCTTTAAGGACCAAAACAGTTCAAACACAAACTCATAACCCAATATGGAATGAGGATTTCATGTTTGTTGCTGCTGAACCTTTTGATGAGCATCTGATCGTCACAGTTGAAGATCGAGTTGGTCCAAACAAAGATGAGACAATTGGGAGGGCTGTGATACCCTTAAACTCTGTAGAGAGGCGTGCTGATGATAGGATCATCCGAGGCAAGTGGTACAACCTTGAGAAGTCATTGTCAGCTGCTATGgatgaaaaaaaagagaagaaagataagTTCGCCAGTAGACTCCATCTCCGTGTTTGCCTTGATGGAGGATACCATGTTCTTGATGAGTCAACTCACTATAGCAGTGATCTTCGTCCCACAGCTAAGCAGCTATGGAAACCGTCTATAGGTGTCTTAGAGCTTGGCATTCTAAATGCTGATGGGCTGCACCCAATGAAAACAAAGGATGGGAGGGGAACATCAGATACATACTGTGTAGCAAAGTATGGTCATAAATGGGTGCGTACTCGTACCATAAATAACAGCCTGAATCCGAAATACAATGAGCAGTACACTTGGGAGGTTTTTGATCCAGCCACGGTTCTGACTGTTGGGGTTTTCGATAACAAACAGTTAGATGGTTCGGAAGGCAGCAAAGACGTAAAAATTGGCAAGGTCCGGATACGAATCTCGACACTTGAGACTGGCCGTGTTTATACTCATGCTTATCCATTGCTAGTCCTTCATCCTTCAGGTGTTAAGAAAATGGGTGAGCTGCATCTTGCAATCAGATTTTCATGCACATCATTGGCCAACATGATGTTCATATATTCTCGGCCACTTTTACCAAAGATGCACTACATAAGGCCATTGACAGTGATGCAGCAAGACATGCTTCGTCATCAGGCTGTCAACATAGTGGCAGCTCGTCTTGGCAGGGCAGAACCACCTCTTAGGAAGGAAGTGGTTGAATATATGTCTGATGCAGACTCTCATCTGTGGAGCATGAGGCGTAGCAAGGCTAACTTTTTCCGTTTGATGTCAGTTTTTTCCGGGTTGCTTTCCGTTGGAAAGTGGTTTGGGGAAGTTTGCTTGTGGAAAAACCCCATTACAACTGTGCTAGTACACATCCTCTTTGTGATGCTGGTGTGCTTTCCAGAGCTCATTTTGCCTACTGTATTTTTATACATGTTCCTAATAGGGCTATGGAATTTCCGTTACCGCCCAAGATACCCACCTCACATGAACACAAGGATCTCATATGCTGATGCTGCACACCCTGATGAACTGGACGAAGAATTCGACACATTTCCAACATCAAGGGGTACAGAATTAGTCAGGATGAGGTATGACAGATTGAGGAGTGTTGCAGGGAGGATTCAAACTGTGGTGGGAGACATTGCCACGCAAGGTGAGCGTGTGCAGGCGCTGCTCAGCTGGCGTGATCCCCGTGCCACTGTTTTGTTTGTGACATTCTGTCTTATTGCTGCCATTGTGTTGTATGTGACACCATTCCAGGTTCTAGCTCTTATCGCCGGGTTTTACTTCCTGAGGCACCCCAGGTTCAGGCGCAGGATGCCCTCGGCCCCTATTAACTTCTTCCGGCGGCTGCCAGCAAGGACAGATAGCATGCTGTAG
- the LOC107433418 gene encoding AT-hook motif nuclear-localized protein 9 translates to MDRRDPMALSGSASYYTQRGIAVSGSGTQSGLHASPGMHPMSNPNVSFQSNMGGNTIGSTLPVEPSSAMSPHAGVNMGAPSMVPSGEPAKRKRGRPRKYGPDGTVSLALSPSPTSNPGMVTPTPKRGRGRPPGTGKKQQLASLGEWLSGSAGMGFTPHIITVAVGEDIATKIMSFSQQGPRAVCILSANGAVSTVTLRQPSTSGGTVTYEGRFEIICLSGSYLHTDSGGARNRSGGLSVSLASPDGRVIGGGVGGILIAASPVQVIVGSFLWGGSKTKNKKREALEGATDSDHQTVDNQAALNSLAPNQNLTPTSSVGVWPASRALDMRNTHVDIDLMRG, encoded by the exons ATGGATCGGCGGGACCCTATGGCTTTGTCTGGGTCTGCATCTTATTATACACAAAGAGGGATAGCTGTCTCTGGCTCAGGAACACAATCTGGGTTACATGCATCACCAGGCATGCATCCCATGTCTAATCCGAATGTATCATTTCAATCAAATATGGGGGGCAATACTATTGGATCCACATTACCGGTAGAGCCTTCATCAGCAATGTCACCTCATGCTGGTGTTAATATGGGTGCACCATCTATGGTGCCATCAGGTGAGCCTGCGAAAAGGAAAAGAGGAAGGCCTAGGAAATATGGTCCAGATGGGACTGTGTCACTGGCATTGTCACCTTCACCTACTAGTAATCCTGGAATGGTAACACCAACCCCAAAACGAGGTAGAGGACGGCCACCAGGGACCGGGAAGAAGCAACAATTAGCTTCTCTTG GTGAATGGCTGTCTGGTTCGGCTGGGATGGGATTTACTCCACACATTATCACCGTTGCAGTTGGAGAA GACATCGCAACAAAAATTATGTCATTTTCACAGCAGGGACCAAGGGCTGTATGTATTTTGTCAGCGAATGGTGCAGTCTCTACTGTGACACTTCGTCAGCCTTCAACATCCGGTGGTACTGTCACATACGAG GGGAGATTCGAGATAATTTGTCTATCAGGGTCTTATTTGCACACTGATAGTGGTGGTGCTCGTAATCGAAGTGGTGGTCTGAGTGTCTCCCTTGCCAGTCCTGATGGTCGTGTTATCGGTGGAGGAGTAGGTGGAATCCTCATTGCAGCAAGCCCTGTCCAG GTGATTGTGGGGAGCTTCTTGTGGGGCGGTTCAAAGACGAAGAACAAGAAAAGGGAAGCTCTTGAAGGTGCTACAGATTCTGATCACCAAACAGTTGACAATCAAGCTGCTTTGAATAGCCTGGCACCGAACCAAAACCTGACTCCGACGTCTTCAGTGGGTGTTTGGCCGGCATCACGAGCATTGGATATGCGTAACACCCATGTCGACATTGATTTGATGCGTGGGTAA